From the genome of Nicotiana tabacum cultivar K326 chromosome 2, ASM71507v2, whole genome shotgun sequence:
ataataaaatgtagatatattttaaacaacataCATAAAAAGTTGATACACGGTGCCATTTTCACTAAAAACAGCTATGCCATGCTATTTGGACGAGTTCTGATTGATGGATCCACGGGAGTGACTAATCAATATGGACAAGCCCATTACCAAAGACGAACAAATACAACTAATGAAGTTGCATTTTCCGATTAAAAACCAGCTGAGTGTCCCGTCGCCGACGAGCGACTAGAAAGAGCAGCAGCTAAGaggaaagaagaaggaagatgaACACAGACATAACAGCATCGACAAAGCCCGAATACCCGGTTATAGATCGAGACCCACCTTTTACTAAAACCGTTGCCAATTTCAACACCCTCGATTACCTCCGTCTCACCACCATCTCCGGCATCTCCGTCACCGTCGGCTACCTCTCCGGTATACTCCTACCTCTCCTTTATTTCTTATCAATCAATCTATCGACTGAGCTTTGTTAATGATAATTCTTTTTTGAATATGGGCAGGAATAAAACCAGGGATTAGGGGGCCGTCAATGGTGACGGGAGGTTTAATTGGGTTAATGGGTGGTTTCATGTACGCTTACCAGAATTCTGCTGGCAGGCTCATGGGCTTTTTTCCCAATGAAGGAGAGGTAGCCAAGTACAAGTACAAGATTTAACTGCTTCACCTTTTATTTCACGGGCCTTTTCTGGATTTATATTTTTTGGACATGTTAAGAAAATAGTGGCATTTCTCTTTTTCTATATGTGAACTTTGTTGAAAATTTTATTGTCAATAATATCAGTATGTGGTTACTTTGTCACTCTATAATTGCTTGTTTTGCTATGAATTATGTCTTTTGTTGACTTGCTAATAGTTGATGATTTGACTCTGCAAAATTTTCACTTGTATTTGTGAATTAAGTTTATCATATGCTCTTCACATTCTTCATTGCACCAGTTGATCATTGAAGTATACTGGAGTTTCATTTTCTTCTCTTGACTTGTTCTATCTCTGCTTTTCTAAAACGAGGTGGATAGGATGAGAACGAGGCGGAATCCTATTAAGCAGCTTCACAAGAGTTATACTAGTAATATTGGATCATGATAAGGCCGGTATTTTGATTTATTCTTACTATCACATCCTTCTTTAGCTTCTTGAAGCTGGAGTCATTCAGTCTGTTTCATCAGTGTATTGCCCTAAATTTAACTATGAATTAGAAAACTTTCCTGTTTAACTAATAACGCGGTCATGTATGTTTTTCCACCCGAAAatgatttgggggggggggggggatggaaAGGtaccccaaaaagaaaaagaaaatacttggACTTGAACATTTATTTTCCAGGAAGCAAACAATGATAAGAATGATGTTCATGAGAGCACTTATATGTAGACTCTTGGAAGAATACTAAGAGATTGGCATATTTATGATACATCTCATAGCGAAGGCAGAACCTGTAAAAATACTTTTGACACTTAGCTTAGCGGCGAAAGACTAGCTAAATTTTCTGAAGGCAGTTGTAAAAATTCAAATAAGCAATAAATCTGAACCTAGAACAGCTAAATATTCTCCATCTGTGTAGTAACTCATCTTCACGAGTAGAAACAAATGCTTTTTCAGGTAGAGGTGGATCCAGGATTTGATCTTTATGGGTTCAGATTCAAAATTCTATCACATCCCATCTAATTTTTTGGGTTAAAATCTAttatttatacttatttattgaggtttttgaaaaatatacagGGTCTGAGCCAAAACTATGGGTTCAACTGAATTCATAGCTTCTACTCTAGATACGCCCCTGTTTGTAGGGAGTCGGTTAATTGAGAAGCAGGAATGCTTCTTGAAGAGGGTGTATTGCAAGCGATGACTTACTACACTTTTAGTGTAGGCCGGATATAGTAGCAAGTGCTCATCCTTGTTGAAAATGATGTCATGCTCAAAGGACTGGCCGTCCTAAAGACTCAACTACTGTTTCATCTTTAAAAGAGAGGGAGAACTTTGCTAGCATGAGAAAATTCGTGTTGGCAAACACTTCTTAATCTTTTGTAGTTtagtattttcttttaaatttgcttgTCGTGTTTCGGTATGTACCTCTAGAAATGTACTTTTTGCTGAATCAGGATTGCTCTCTGAAGCAGATTGCTTTATTAGCCCTCCCTGGTTACGTACTTGCATTGGTCTGAGCCTCATATTCATGATTTGGCGGGTGAGGGCTACCTTTACTTGTCTGTGCGCGTCAGCctaattttcatttttccttttgccCTTTGATGGATTGTATTCAACGGAATGTGGCATGAAACGAAGTCTATCCGACTTGTTTTTGTGCGAAGGTGGGTGACTGAAGGATTCACAACCAGGTTGTGGAGATCCCTACATTATGTATTAGAGTTAGTTTTGATCTTCAGATTTGTAAGTCACAGATAAACTCACCAATCTTTTAGTAAATTCCGTGTAGCTAAAGGTCAAACAGAAATCAACCATAATGATGTTACTAATATTTGTTAACCTGCTAAATTTTTTTGTTGGTTAACCTGTTAAATAAAGATGAGAATTTTAATTTCAGATGTAAGTGATCAAACACAAATAAAGAGAGGGAGAGGAGAACAAGAAAGAGGGATGCACCAGTGGCTAATTCATTTGTCAAAGAAGaaaatttggagatgatttaaCTTCTGTTTATTTTGAGAGGCATGTGGATTTGGGCTTAttttaagtgacttttaagccaaaatactccctccgttcacttttacctGGCATgtataccaaaaatagatttttatttttacttgtcactttacgcatatcaagagaagataatttttttttcctgttatacctacagtatttattactcatttaaaatcattttctcaaatccaataaaatatgcatcaattaatatgggtatcatggtaaattatgcacttcatttattatttcttaaagggcgtgaaaagtcaaaacgtgtcaagtaaaagtgaacaggGCAGCTTTTAAGCCATAAGTTAGGAATTTTAACTTTTAgcttttggcttgtttttgtcattttagcttaaaaacaagtgcttaaaaaacgcttttttactttattcaaaTGCTACAAAATGGCTTAAAAGTTATTTTGACttaaaaatacttaaaataagtaaatccaaacgggctcttactaataaaatttattaagagctttATGACAAAAAATAAGATGACTAGAAATACGATCACAGTTATCAAAGAGATTACAAGGATTTTAATCTATTGGATATTATTTTgtctaaaaaatgggttggatagttTTTTAAGGCAATTGAACAAAAGAGCAATAACTACCGTTACCATCATTTCATGTTAAGTGAGATCAATTAACTTTTGTAATGTTCGAAGCTTTGAGtaactttatttcttttcaaAGGCAGCTTGAGTAACTTAATAATCACAATAGTTTGTTCTCATATATTTGGACTTAAAATAgaggaaaaaaaaactaaacaaaaaatctAACACGAAAGTGCAAACAATATTGATTGAAACTTAGGGTCCACCAAACAGAATAGATCAGTTCCCACATAATACACACAATAAGAGATAAATAAGTGACATAACAgtgttttacgtgaaaaactctcagcttaggatttcaacttcactaaccaagcaacttttagattacaacctattgtaacctaggaattaaactcttaatccctcactcacTTGTAATAATTCTATTACAAgactctttgtaataactctattacaaagctcacaACTCGACTAAGTCTAgtcaagacacaaacacaaggtttatgattttacaaatgGTTTCCTGCACAATGCTTCtagctaagctaagtaggaattacaagtaaatcacTCTAACAAAGGTGCAACGCAACTAAGGACATGTAATAACATAATGCTGAAAACTGGTCCttcgttatgttgttctttgCTCTTGAAGCCTGGAAGTCACTTGCAAGATGGCAACACACTTTAGAGGAAACTTGATTAATTCTCGGATATGCAAGTATATGTTTTCTTCATTACTTCATGTTAATAGTATCCAAGTGATGTCACTTGGATGATGCAAGCAAATATCCGGTACAAGACATTCCCCATAAGGTGACTGCTGCACTGTTCACACGGTTGCATGTGTGCAGAGGAGCAGTTGCAGCGACTTTACAACTGTGAGCAATTGACTGGTACAATCAGTAGGGGAACTAATGTCCATATGTTCCCTCTGTCGTCTCTTTGATTCTAGTTGTTGGAACTTGTGCCCGATTTAAAAGTTATTGTATTTTGGCACCTTGAGTATGTGTAACAGGTTCCCGATCTGGTTCTTATCATTGAGTTTGTTATATCATCTAAACATAACAAGGCACATAACTTATCAATCTccccatttttgatgatgacaaacttataattgaagttTTCCTTGAGAACCAGAATGCCATATAATATTTCCTGTACTTCCCCCTGAACCTGTTCCCcctctcaattaatttttccccttttggcatcataaaaataatattcacaaataataagcaaaaagaagtcCAGCATAGTTAACTCATGCCACACGTGTGTACATAAACATGACTAAAAACAGAGCATAAGAGTATAATATGCATAGTAAAAGGACGGAATACTCAGTAAttttaaggaaaagaaaacataaatagTAGTACCATTGTTACACAACCATGAACAAATCAAAACAACTTATAAAGTACCAGGcaccaaaaacaacaaaacaagggAACCAAGATAGAGGACAAACATCAATTAACTAGACACTCGAAAGAGAACTGTTTCAAGGAGTACTAGAGGGGGAAGGCAGGGATGAAGAGGCAAGGGTTCTGAGGAGAATATCCATTTGGGCATTTGCAGACACTTGCTCGTTAAGCAACCACTCTTTCAGGTCATCGACCTGTTTCCTGAGATCTGCATTTTCCTTGGTCAGACGGGCAATCTCTATGCCTTGTGCACTGCTGGAACCAGGTGCCTCCTGGGCCTGACTaagcttgtcacgccccaaactcagggagcgtgaccggcgctcaaccgaatgGATCCGGCCgggcaagcctgttagattttcttctacccaaactcatccatgaataaagagaagatgtactgcattaatcaaacactgaaaagatttcattaacaactcgcattttatttccattagcagtttcattcataatttccaaattattacaagtttatagatataataaaaaatttatttgccaaataccaatattttTAGTTCAATTCCccatatcaaacaccacccacaaacTGTCTTCGGAGCCTCtgagtacaatagaagagtagtatggaagtgccggaaacaaggccccggctataccttaaaacacaatgtacaactcaaatgacatcaggaccggaatagagtagggctcaccaaaacctgctgaatagagagtgattgctaacgaggaccaaagctgcccgctgatgaaccatctgcatccattgaagatgcagcgcccccgacaaaagggacgttagtacatatggaatagtactagtatgtaaagctaactgtccactttcaaaatagaatgccaatataagaaagaggaaaaccatagaaacagcagtcacaatcaaccatatccaaatgtccagttaaaacataataattttcaaaatacgaaaataatatatatttttggttgggagatctttagcaccgatataccactgttcacaataccaatgttcataataccaataccaccgtactcttagcacaaagtccgatcatggcccgataGGCCAGGCTGTCTCATCCGagatatcaaccacaatcacaatttcaattacaatatccagcacaatcaccaccatgtatgcggcatggtgtccgatcacgacccgatcggctaggccatctcaccacaatgtagtgtggatcgacatcatccttttctatcaatcaactcatcccaattaaggtgaataattttatcacaacaatctcatcccaaataaggggaataattttatcacatcaatctcatcccaattaagaaaaatgatcacaatccactcctacaccgacatgtgtaatttcggggttaggatattttaacctacccttcctcggtgactatcgatactcccaaaaatatttttgatttacatacaaaggaaacaacaataaaatgcatttacctcataaTGTTTCATACCGTATATAACCTCATTGGTACTTTAaactacttacaacatcattattgcattggctctcttggccatacatatgattcattattcatggcacaatggctgtatttcatattccatactttcctttcatgtatcatcatcataaatattaacaaatagaatattccgaaaatcacaactttaggttcattagtaatgaagactttaaacacagtgaatttcttttcaaaataaatggagtaaaatgattggcaatcgaaacacaagttaaaatcataaacaagtaacacaccatttattcttgaaatacttttccccaaaaagggtaaaacacaatttccactcacgaatatgtaagaacgcaaaacacattgaaaatactcacaaaacatagcattagttaaaaaaGCCACATTAGGACATGACTTGaggacataagcttttaggcaaatctacttttgaagtaattttggaatagttgaatcaaagctcatttcataatctttctcacatcatcttatttcattggcaccactagCCACAAGTAAAAATTTTATTCTTGGCAtggtggccacactttatatcaccaactcacttctttcactttcgagcatctttatatattatcaacaacaagacatttccaatcaagactttaggtacacatatgagc
Proteins encoded in this window:
- the LOC107797041 gene encoding NADH-ubiquinone oxidoreductase 20.9 kDa subunit; protein product: MNTDITASTKPEYPVIDRDPPFTKTVANFNTLDYLRLTTISGISVTVGYLSGIKPGIRGPSMVTGGLIGLMGGFMYAYQNSAGRLMGFFPNEGEVAKYKYKI